A genome region from Trachemys scripta elegans isolate TJP31775 chromosome 2, CAS_Tse_1.0, whole genome shotgun sequence includes the following:
- the LOC117871615 gene encoding zinc finger BED domain-containing protein 5-like, with protein MGDENMKALEASYSVTYLIANSRGAEVIGETLVKPAAKVMVQAMIRDKASKAINRVPLSNNTVHCRITDMAENVKQQLLSRVQRSRYYALQADESTDVVNLANLLLFVRYELNNEVHNDILFCQSMPTHTTGEAIFKVIDDFIKNSDLDWSRCVGISMDGARAMIGSKKGVVARIQAVAPEAKSTHCCIHREALATQNVQADLKKVLDEAVKIINFVKGRPLNAWLFSQLCDEMGSDYTQLLFHTEVHWLSRGKVLSRLFELREELQVFLDETFNLRDHIHDWKLLCKLAYLADIFAHLNNLNLSLQGKLISILHVQDKVSAMVAKLKLWHTRLSHRELDSFPSLHT; from the coding sequence AGTGTGACATACTTAATTGCAAATTCCAGAGGTGCTGAAGTGATTGGCGAGACATTAGTAAAACCTGCAGCCAAAGTAATGGTGCAAGCGATGATTAGAGACAAGGCTAGCAAAGCTATAAATCGTGTTCCCCTCTCAAATAACACAGTTCATTGTAGAATCACAGATATGGCCGAAAATGTAAAGCAGCAATTATTGTCAAGAGTACAAAGGAGTCGCTACTACGCACTGCAAGCAGATGAATCCACTGATGTTGTGAATTTAGCTAATCTTTTGTTGTTTGTCAGATACGAGCTGAATAATGAAGTCCATAATGATATTTTGTTCTGCCAATCTATGCCAACACATACAACTGGAGaagctatttttaaagttattgatGACTTTATCAAAAACAGTGACTTGGATTGGAGTCGTTGTGTTGGTATAAGCATGGATGGCGCCAGAGCCATGATTGGTTCGAAGAAAGGAGTTGTTGCACGTATTCAAGCTGTTGCACCAGAAGCAAAATCAACTCATTGTTGCATTCACAGGGAAGCACTCGCCACCCAGAACGTGCAAGCAGATCTAAAGAAAGTACTGGATGAAGCTGTGAAAATAATCAATTTTGTGAAAGGCCGCCCTCTGAACGCCTGGCTGTTTTCTCAGCTTTGTGATGAGATGGGCAGTGATTACACACAACTTCTATTTCACACTGAAGTGCATTGGCTTTCGCGCGGAAAAGTTCTGAGTCGCCTGTTTGAGCTACGAGAAGAACTGCAAGTTTTTTTAGATGAAACCTTTAACCTGAGAGACCATATACATGACTGGAAATTGCTATGCAAGCTAGCATATCTTGCAGATATCTTTGCTCATTTAAACAACCTCAATCTATCCTTGCAAGGGAAACTCATATCCATACTCCATGTTCAAGACAAAGTGAGCGCCATGGTCGCAAAATTGAAACTGTGGCATACACGTCTTAGTCATCGTGAACTGGATTCCTT